The Ictidomys tridecemlineatus isolate mIctTri1 chromosome 6, mIctTri1.hap1, whole genome shotgun sequence genome includes a region encoding these proteins:
- the LOC101963218 gene encoding olfactory receptor 2AP1, with protein MKNKTILTEFILLGLTDVPEFQVAIFTFFFLTYFLSIIGNLTILILTLLDSHLQTPMYFFLRNFSFLEISFTNIFIPRVLFSITTGNKSISFAGCFTQYFFAIFLGSTEFYLLAAMSYDRYVAICKPLHYTIIMSGRVCTQLVLCSWLAGLMVIIPPFTLMNQQDFCASNRLNHYFCDFEPLRELSCSDTSLMEKIVFLVASVTLIVTLVLVIISYTFIIRAILKLPSAQQRSKAFSTCSSHMIVISLSYGSCIFIYIKPSTEGDTFNKGVALLITSVAPLLNPFIYTLRNQQVKQAFQDIVKKLVNL; from the coding sequence ATGAAAAATAAGACCATATTGACTGAGTTCATCCTTCTGGGTCTAACAGATGTCCCTGAATTCCAAGTGgcaattttcactttttttttcctgacctaCTTTCTCAGCATCATTGGAAACCTGACTATCCTCATCCTCACCTTGTTGGACTCCCACCTTCAGActcccatgtatttttttctccgGAACTTCTCCTTTCTGGAAATTTCCTTCACAAACATCTTCATTCCCAGGGTCCTCTTCAGCATCACCACAGGGAACAAGAGTATCAGCTTTGCTGGTTGCTTCACTCAGTACTTCTTTGCCATATTCCTTGGATCCACAGAGTTTTATCTTCTAGCTGCCATGTCCTAtgatcgctatgtggccatctgcaaacccCTGCATTACACGATCATCATGAGTGGCAGAGTCTGCACCCAGCTGGTTCTCTGCTCTTGGCTGGCTGGGTTAATGGTTATTATACCACCGTTCACTCTAATGAATCAGCAGGACTTTTGTGCATCCAACAGGCTGAATCATTATTTCTGTGACTTTGAGCCTCTTCGAGAACTCTCCTGTTCAGACACTAGCCTCATGGAGAAGATAGTCTTTCTTGTGGCATCTGTGACCCTGATTGTCACTCTGGTACTAGTGATTATCTCCTATACATTTATCATCAGGGCTATTCTGAAACTTCCTTCAGCCCAGCAGAGGTCAAAGGCCTTTTCCACCTGTTCTTCCCATATGATTGTCATCTCCCTCTCTTACGGAAGCTGCATCTTCATTTATATTAAACCCTCAACAGAAGGAGACACATTCAACAAGGGAGTAGCTCTACTCATTACTTCAGTGGCTCCTTTGTTGAACCCCTTCATTTACACCCTAAGGAACCAACAGGTAAAACAAGCCTTCCAGGATATTGTCAAAAAGCTTGTGAATctttaa